A single Vespula vulgaris chromosome 3, iyVesVulg1.1, whole genome shotgun sequence DNA region contains:
- the LOC127062577 gene encoding TSC22 domain family protein 1 isoform X3, with protein MSIETTAVATDSPLSWHIPRPSLGCPKAGRTEKDSENGSWAHHHHHHHHHHHLHPDSPSRGSTSSQGSTASTHSAASGTLLLTAANLANLAAMHPPTVTTPKQMDTASVASSTHFTVVNGLGRPTTVYRKSWCARNQLTVLVCTMSFLFMVGLLAGILFMESECLFATNVTSFSIIVISRRDEFSREIASGNLSVLFFLITVRARDKYN; from the exons atcgAGACGACGGCGGTGGCAACGGATAGCCCGCTTTCCTGGCACATCCCAAGGCCGTCCTTAGGATGTCCCAAGGCTGGACGAACCGAGAAAGATAGCGAGAATGGAAGCTGGGcacaccatcaccaccaccatcatcatcatcatcatttgcATCCTGATTCTCCATCGAGAGGATCGACTTCGTCTCAGGGATCCACCGCCAGTACACAC AGCGCAGCGTCGGGAACATTGCTGCTTACAGCCGCGAATTTGGCCAATCTCGCTGCGATGCATCCACCAACGGTAACAACACCGAAACAGATGGACACAGCATCGGTGGCAAGCAGTACGCATTTTACGGTCGTGAACGGCCTCGGCAGACCGACCACCGTCTACAGGAAGTCCTGGTGTGCGAGGAATCAGCTCACCGTACTTGTCTGCACGATGAGCTTCCTCTTCATGGTCGGCCTCCTAGCAGGGATCCTCTTCATGGAAAGTGAGTGTCTTTTCGCAACTAACGTTACCTCGTTCTCGATCATTGTAATTTCGAGGAGAGACGAATTTTCTCGAGAAATAGCATCCGGGAatctctctgttcttttttttctgattacAGTGAGGGCTCGCGACAAGTACAATTAG